A window from Prosthecochloris marina encodes these proteins:
- a CDS encoding ABC transporter ATP-binding protein: protein MVDQKKLRLHIRDTNLGYRLRKPLLKSINLSISSDETFCILGQNGTGKTTFFKSLLGILPPLSGSITLNGKPLGSFSRKELAKLIAYVPQAHHTPFPYKVNDVILFGRTAHMNFFGSPGRKDLLVVDSILDMLEISHLADCIYTELSGGERQMVVIARALAQEAGLLILDEPASNLDYGNQARLLKKIRALAEAKTGILMTTHQPDQAFLLDAKVLMLSNGSVLHYDDASDALQPDILKKIYGVNVEVIEAGTPGKNPLKVCRPLIDS, encoded by the coding sequence ATGGTAGATCAAAAGAAACTGCGGCTACATATACGGGATACCAACCTCGGCTACCGGCTCCGGAAGCCTTTGCTAAAAAGCATCAACCTCTCCATTTCATCGGACGAAACATTCTGCATCCTGGGACAAAACGGTACGGGCAAAACCACGTTCTTCAAGTCACTCCTGGGTATACTCCCTCCCTTGTCGGGCTCCATCACACTGAATGGAAAACCTCTTGGCAGTTTCAGCAGAAAAGAGCTCGCCAAGCTCATCGCTTATGTTCCCCAGGCGCACCATACCCCTTTTCCTTACAAGGTCAACGATGTCATTCTTTTCGGCCGGACCGCACATATGAACTTTTTCGGAAGCCCCGGCAGAAAAGATCTCCTCGTTGTAGACAGCATCCTCGACATGCTCGAGATCAGCCACCTGGCCGATTGTATCTATACCGAACTGAGCGGAGGAGAACGCCAGATGGTGGTTATCGCTCGTGCACTTGCACAGGAAGCGGGCCTGCTTATTCTCGATGAACCGGCATCCAATCTTGATTACGGCAACCAGGCGCGTCTCTTGAAAAAAATACGTGCACTTGCAGAAGCGAAAACCGGAATTCTGATGACGACGCACCAGCCAGACCAGGCGTTTCTTCTCGATGCAAAAGTACTGATGCTCTCCAACGGTTCTGTTCTCCATTACGATGATGCTTCGGACGCTTTGCAGCCGGACATTCTCAAAAAGATCTATGGTGTGAACGTAGAAGTGATCGAAGCCGGCACACCCGGCAAGAATCCATTGAAGGTCTGCAGACCGCTTATCGACAGCTGA